A portion of the Streptomyces coeruleoprunus genome contains these proteins:
- a CDS encoding putative leader peptide: MKRQADLTKRRAVDLCRVAAMLCRGV, encoded by the coding sequence ATGAAGCGACAGGCGGATCTCACGAAGCGGCGGGCAGTAGACCTGTGCCGCGTCGCCGCCATGCTCTGTCGCGGTGTCTGA
- a CDS encoding HAMP domain-containing sensor histidine kinase, translated as MRDPVRRFRALPLRSRLALLTATAVAVAVAGVAVAAWLLTRAQLFDELDTSLRNTAAPPDLVRDTLRQCRTPVGEPAAQGRPGFAYTQVVDVNGARCVAQYSRPVKVRPADVAVANGTVDDALHTSTTDSGETVRVHTVRDSVVLPGGPAVEVAVSLARPTAEIDKSLSRLALLLTALAGIGVVGAGAAGLWVARAGLRPVDRLTDAVEHVARTEDLTVRIPVEGEDEIARLSRSFNAMTAALASSRDRQAQLIADAGHELRTPLTSLRTNIELLARSEETGRAIPADDRRALMASVKAQMTELASLIGDLQELSRPDAVTPGRLGVVALHEVLDTALARARLRGPELTVTADVRPWYVRGEAAALERALVNVLDNAVKFSPPGGTVEVALVDGVVTVRDHGPGIPADELPHVFERFWRSPSARSLPGSGLGLSIVARTVGQAGGEVALTPAEGGGTRAVIRLPGAPTPPPGAAGSVVPQQ; from the coding sequence GTGAGGGACCCCGTGCGGCGCTTCCGGGCGCTGCCGCTGCGTTCCCGCCTGGCGCTGCTGACCGCGACGGCGGTCGCCGTGGCGGTGGCGGGCGTGGCCGTGGCGGCCTGGCTGCTGACGCGGGCACAGCTCTTCGACGAGTTGGACACGTCGCTGCGCAACACGGCGGCGCCGCCGGACCTGGTGCGGGACACGCTGCGTCAGTGCCGTACGCCGGTGGGCGAGCCCGCCGCGCAGGGCCGCCCCGGGTTCGCGTACACGCAGGTCGTGGACGTGAACGGGGCGCGCTGCGTGGCGCAGTACTCGCGTCCGGTGAAGGTGCGGCCGGCCGATGTGGCGGTCGCGAACGGCACCGTGGACGACGCCCTGCACACCTCGACGACCGACAGCGGCGAGACCGTCCGCGTGCACACGGTGCGCGACAGCGTCGTCCTGCCGGGCGGGCCGGCGGTCGAGGTGGCGGTGTCGCTGGCCCGGCCGACGGCCGAGATCGACAAGTCGCTCAGCCGGCTGGCACTGCTGCTGACCGCGCTGGCCGGGATCGGGGTGGTCGGCGCGGGCGCCGCCGGGCTGTGGGTGGCGCGGGCCGGGCTCAGGCCCGTGGACCGGCTCACGGACGCGGTCGAGCACGTCGCCCGTACCGAGGACCTGACCGTACGCATCCCGGTGGAGGGCGAGGACGAGATCGCGCGCCTGTCGCGGTCCTTCAACGCGATGACCGCCGCGCTCGCCTCGTCCCGCGACCGGCAGGCGCAGCTGATCGCCGACGCCGGACACGAGCTGCGGACGCCGCTGACGTCGCTGCGCACGAACATCGAGCTGCTCGCGCGCAGCGAGGAGACGGGCCGGGCCATCCCGGCCGACGACCGGCGGGCGCTGATGGCGTCGGTGAAGGCCCAGATGACGGAGCTGGCCTCGCTGATCGGCGATCTCCAGGAGCTGTCCAGGCCGGACGCGGTGACGCCGGGGCGGCTGGGGGTGGTCGCGCTGCACGAGGTCCTGGACACGGCCCTGGCGCGGGCGCGGCTGCGCGGCCCGGAGCTGACGGTCACGGCGGACGTCCGCCCCTGGTACGTACGGGGCGAGGCGGCGGCGCTGGAGCGCGCGCTGGTGAACGTCCTGGACAACGCGGTGAAGTTCTCCCCGCCGGGCGGGACGGTGGAGGTGGCGCTCGTGGACGGTGTGGTGACCGTGCGGGACCACGGGCCGGGCATCCCGGCGGACGAGCTGCCGCACGTATTCGAGCGGTTCTGGCGGTCGCCGTCGGCCCGGTCGCTGCCGGGCTCGGGGCTCGGACTGTCGATCGTGGCGCGTACGGTCGGGCAGGCGGGCGGCGAGGTGGCGCTCACCCCGGCGGAGGGCGGCGGCACGCGCGCGGTGATCCGGCTGCCGGGCGCGCCGACGCCGCCTCCCGGGGCGGCCGGGTCAGTTGTGCCGCAGCAGTGA
- a CDS encoding response regulator transcription factor, which yields MNSSTGEPERILVVDDEPAVREALRRSLAFEGYGTEVAVDGVDALEKIAAYGPDLVVLDIQMPRMDGLTAARRVRASGSTVPILMLTARDTVGDRVTGLDAGADDYLVKPFELDELFARIRALLRRSSYAAARAAGGEPDGDVLAFGDLRMNLATREVTRGERRVELTRTEFTLLEMFLAHPRQVLTREQILKAVWGFDFEPSSNSLDVYVMYLRRKTEAGGETRLVHTVRGVGYVLRDGGGE from the coding sequence ATGAACAGCAGCACCGGTGAGCCCGAGCGCATCCTCGTCGTCGACGACGAGCCCGCCGTCCGTGAGGCGCTCCGGCGGAGCCTCGCCTTCGAGGGGTACGGGACGGAGGTCGCCGTCGACGGCGTGGACGCGCTGGAGAAGATCGCGGCGTACGGGCCCGACCTCGTCGTCCTCGACATCCAGATGCCCCGCATGGACGGTCTGACCGCGGCCCGCCGCGTCCGGGCGTCCGGCTCGACCGTGCCGATCCTGATGCTGACCGCGCGCGACACCGTCGGCGACCGGGTGACCGGCCTCGACGCGGGCGCCGACGACTACCTGGTGAAGCCGTTCGAGCTGGACGAGCTGTTCGCGCGGATCCGGGCGCTGCTGCGGCGCAGCTCGTACGCCGCCGCCCGCGCCGCCGGCGGGGAGCCCGACGGCGATGTGCTGGCCTTCGGCGACCTGCGCATGAACCTCGCCACCCGTGAGGTGACGCGGGGCGAGCGGCGCGTGGAGCTGACGCGTACGGAGTTCACGCTGCTGGAGATGTTCCTGGCGCATCCGCGCCAGGTGCTGACCCGGGAACAGATCCTCAAGGCGGTGTGGGGCTTCGACTTCGAGCCCAGCTCCAACTCCCTGGACGTGTACGTGATGTATCTGCGGCGCAAGACGGAGGCCGGGGGCGAGACCCGGCTGGTGCACACCGTGCGCGGGGTGGGCTATGTGCTGCGCGACGGAGGTGGCGAGTGA
- a CDS encoding S1C family serine protease, with protein MTDYFRRSGGQGNDEPQQYAGFHDPGHPPPPAYAPAPGHARRRARGPVGLIAAVAIAAAAVGGGAGALAQRWSGGDAAAPSTGVPGTTVAQSSKGTVAGVAQAVSPSIVEIRAAGTAGQSTGSGVIITGDGEIVTNNHVIAGASEIKVRLSDGSTYAADVVGTAPDKDLALIKLRGAKGLKAATLGDSDQVRVGDQVVAIGSPEGLTGTVTSGIVSALGRDVTVAKQDDGGQQQRDPRQGWPFEFGGRQFNGDTGSSKTTYKAIQTDASLNPGNSGGALIDMDGRIIGINSAMYSPSGADGSTAGSVGLGFAIPVNTVKADLDKLRSGGDD; from the coding sequence ATGACCGACTACTTCCGCCGCAGCGGCGGCCAGGGGAATGACGAACCGCAGCAGTACGCCGGGTTCCACGACCCGGGCCACCCTCCGCCGCCCGCGTACGCGCCCGCTCCGGGGCACGCGCGACGGCGGGCGCGGGGGCCGGTCGGGCTGATCGCCGCCGTCGCCATCGCTGCGGCCGCCGTCGGCGGGGGCGCCGGGGCCCTGGCCCAGCGGTGGTCGGGCGGCGACGCGGCCGCTCCGTCCACGGGCGTGCCGGGTACGACCGTGGCGCAGTCCAGCAAGGGGACCGTCGCCGGGGTCGCCCAGGCGGTGTCGCCCAGCATCGTGGAGATCCGGGCGGCCGGCACGGCGGGGCAGTCGACCGGGTCCGGCGTGATCATCACCGGGGACGGCGAGATCGTCACCAACAACCACGTGATCGCGGGCGCCTCGGAGATCAAGGTCCGGCTCAGCGACGGCAGCACGTACGCGGCCGACGTCGTCGGCACCGCCCCCGACAAGGACCTGGCGCTCATCAAGCTGCGCGGCGCCAAGGGACTCAAGGCCGCCACGCTCGGCGACTCCGACCAGGTGCGGGTCGGCGACCAGGTCGTCGCCATCGGCTCCCCGGAAGGGCTGACGGGGACCGTCACCAGCGGCATCGTCTCCGCGCTCGGCCGGGACGTGACCGTGGCGAAGCAGGACGACGGCGGGCAGCAGCAGCGCGACCCGCGCCAGGGCTGGCCCTTCGAGTTCGGCGGCCGCCAGTTCAACGGCGACACCGGCTCGTCCAAGACCACGTACAAGGCGATCCAGACCGACGCGTCCCTCAACCCCGGCAACTCCGGCGGCGCGCTGATCGACATGGACGGCCGGATCATCGGCATCAACTCCGCGATGTACTCGCCGAGCGGCGCCGACGGCTCCACCGCGGGTAGCGTCGGCCTCGGCTTCGCGATCCCGGTCAACACGGTGAAGGCCGACCTCGACAAGCTCCGCTCGGGCGGGGACGACTGA
- a CDS encoding alpha/beta hydrolase yields MSSGTEGPFHSVDVSSLTRGSLGETLRQSLRTSDAVRLEARYDPCATGPADTAIVVAHGFTGSADRPAVRRAARAFARHAAVVTFSFRGHGRSGGRSTVGDREVLDLAAAVSWARERGHARVVTVGFSMGGSVVLRHAALYRERTGAHTDAVASVSAPARWYYRGTAPMRRVHWLITRPEGRLVGRYGFGTRIHDRAWDPVPLSPVEAVPLIAPTPLLIVHGDRDAYFPLDHPRMLAEAAAGDAAELWLEPGMGHAENAADEALLDRLAQWLTASSPPQSPPRAPGAASSEAPPAWPIMEA; encoded by the coding sequence ATGAGTTCCGGGACAGAGGGTCCATTTCACAGTGTGGATGTTTCCTCGCTCACTCGCGGCTCCCTGGGCGAAACCTTGCGTCAGTCTTTGCGGACTTCTGACGCGGTCCGCCTGGAGGCCCGCTACGACCCCTGCGCGACCGGTCCGGCCGACACCGCGATCGTCGTGGCGCACGGTTTCACCGGCTCCGCCGACCGGCCGGCGGTACGGCGCGCCGCGCGGGCCTTCGCGCGGCACGCGGCCGTCGTGACCTTCTCCTTCCGGGGCCACGGCCGCTCGGGCGGGCGGTCCACGGTGGGCGACCGCGAGGTGCTGGACCTGGCGGCGGCGGTGTCCTGGGCACGGGAGCGCGGGCACGCGCGCGTGGTGACGGTCGGCTTCTCCATGGGCGGCTCGGTCGTCCTGCGCCATGCCGCGTTGTACCGGGAGCGCACGGGGGCGCACACCGACGCGGTGGCATCCGTCAGTGCGCCCGCGCGCTGGTACTACCGGGGGACGGCGCCCATGCGCCGCGTCCACTGGCTGATCACCCGCCCCGAGGGGCGGCTCGTCGGCCGGTACGGGTTCGGCACCCGGATCCACGACCGCGCCTGGGACCCCGTACCGCTCTCGCCCGTGGAGGCGGTGCCGCTCATCGCGCCGACGCCGCTGCTGATCGTGCACGGCGACCGCGACGCGTACTTCCCGCTGGACCACCCCCGGATGCTGGCCGAGGCCGCGGCCGGCGACGCCGCCGAGCTGTGGCTGGAGCCCGGCATGGGCCACGCCGAGAACGCCGCCGACGAGGCACTGCTCGACCGGCTCGCCCAGTGGCTGACGGCGTCCTCGCCGCCGCAGTCGCCTCCGCGGGCGCCGGGGGCGGCGTCGTCGGAGGCACCGCCGGCGTGGCCCATCATGGAAGCCTGA
- a CDS encoding phosphatidylinositol-specific phospholipase C — MTRRAVLTAALALGALPASPAHASIAHASAALQDWMAAHADATPLRALTIPGTHNSGAPSGGLWVACQNTTVAQQLASGIRFLDIRCRVTGDAFAIHHGAYYQHQMFGDVLIACRDFLAAHPAETVLMRVKQEYSQESDAAFRRIFDLYLDAKGWRPLFRIGDGLPLLGEARGRVVLLADNAGLPGVRYGDGALFDIQDDYMAEPTAKYPKIEAHFRKAVEQPGKLYVNHVSTAALLPPRWNADRLNPRVHSLVDSAGASGWRGLGIVPMDFPNTRAGLVASLLRHN; from the coding sequence ATGACCCGCCGCGCCGTCCTCACGGCCGCCCTCGCCCTCGGCGCCTTACCGGCATCCCCCGCCCACGCGTCCATCGCCCACGCGTCCGCCGCCCTCCAGGACTGGATGGCCGCCCACGCCGACGCCACCCCGCTCCGGGCGCTCACCATCCCGGGCACGCACAACTCGGGCGCGCCCTCCGGCGGGCTCTGGGTCGCGTGCCAGAACACGACCGTCGCCCAGCAGCTGGCGAGCGGGATCCGGTTCCTCGACATCCGCTGCCGGGTCACCGGCGACGCCTTCGCCATCCACCACGGCGCCTACTACCAGCACCAGATGTTCGGCGACGTCCTCATCGCCTGCCGCGACTTCCTCGCCGCGCACCCCGCCGAGACCGTCCTCATGCGGGTCAAGCAGGAGTACTCGCAGGAGAGCGACGCCGCCTTCCGGCGGATCTTCGACCTCTACCTCGACGCCAAGGGCTGGCGCCCCCTCTTCCGGATCGGCGACGGCCTGCCCCTCCTCGGCGAGGCCCGCGGCCGGGTCGTCCTGCTCGCCGACAACGCCGGACTGCCCGGCGTCCGCTACGGCGACGGGGCCCTCTTCGACATCCAGGACGACTACATGGCCGAGCCGACCGCCAAGTACCCGAAGATCGAGGCGCACTTCAGGAAGGCCGTCGAGCAGCCCGGCAAGCTGTACGTCAACCACGTCTCCACCGCAGCGCTGCTGCCGCCCCGCTGGAACGCCGACCGCCTCAACCCGCGCGTCCACAGCCTCGTGGACAGCGCCGGGGCGAGCGGCTGGCGCGGCCTCGGCATCGTGCCCATGGACTTCCCGAACACCCGCGCCGGACTCGTCGCGTCACTGCTGCGGCACAACTGA
- a CDS encoding MoaD/ThiS family protein, with product MAAGTIRYWAAAKAAAGVAEEPYAAETLADALDAARERHPGELVRVLQRCSFLVDGDPVGTRGHETVRLADGGTVEVLPPFAGG from the coding sequence ATGGCAGCGGGAACCATCCGCTACTGGGCCGCGGCCAAGGCCGCCGCCGGTGTCGCCGAGGAGCCGTACGCGGCGGAGACCCTGGCCGACGCGCTGGACGCGGCGCGCGAGCGGCACCCCGGCGAGCTGGTCCGGGTGCTGCAGCGGTGCTCGTTCCTGGTGGACGGCGACCCCGTGGGCACGCGCGGGCATGAGACGGTACGGCTGGCCGACGGCGGCACGGTCGAGGTGCTCCCGCCGTTCGCAGGAGGGTGA
- a CDS encoding sulfurtransferase, which translates to MSRSDVLVDADWVEAHIDDPKVVIVEVDEDTSAYDKNHIKNAVRIDWKKDLQDPVRRDFVDQEGFEKLLSAKGIANDDTVVLYGGNNNWFASYAYWYFKLYGHESVKLLDGGRKKWELDSRDLVDGSAVPNRPATEYKAKAQDTSIRAFRDDVVAAIGSKNLVDVRSPDEFSGKLLAPAHLPQEQSQRPGHVPSARNIPWSKNANDDGTFKSDDELKALYAEEQVDLAKDTIAYCRIGERSALTWFVLHELLGQENVKNYDGSWTEYGSLVGVPIELGANK; encoded by the coding sequence ATGAGCCGCAGCGACGTCCTGGTAGACGCCGACTGGGTCGAGGCCCACATCGACGACCCCAAGGTCGTCATCGTCGAGGTCGACGAGGACACGTCGGCGTACGACAAGAACCACATCAAGAACGCCGTCCGGATCGACTGGAAGAAGGACCTCCAGGACCCGGTCCGCCGCGACTTCGTCGACCAGGAGGGCTTCGAGAAGCTACTCTCCGCGAAGGGCATCGCCAACGACGACACCGTCGTGCTCTACGGCGGCAACAACAACTGGTTCGCCTCGTACGCCTACTGGTACTTCAAGCTGTACGGCCACGAGAGCGTGAAGCTCCTCGACGGCGGCCGCAAGAAGTGGGAGCTGGACTCCCGCGACCTGGTCGACGGCTCCGCGGTCCCGAACCGCCCGGCCACCGAGTACAAGGCCAAGGCGCAGGACACCTCCATCCGTGCCTTCCGTGACGACGTCGTCGCCGCGATCGGCAGCAAGAACCTCGTCGACGTCCGCTCGCCCGACGAGTTCAGCGGCAAGCTCCTCGCCCCGGCGCACCTCCCGCAGGAGCAGTCGCAGCGCCCCGGCCACGTGCCGAGCGCCCGCAACATCCCGTGGTCGAAGAACGCCAACGACGACGGCACCTTCAAGTCGGACGACGAGCTGAAGGCCCTCTACGCCGAGGAGCAGGTGGACCTGGCGAAGGACACCATCGCCTACTGCCGCATCGGTGAGCGCTCCGCCCTGACCTGGTTCGTCCTGCACGAGCTGCTGGGCCAGGAGAACGTCAAGAACTACGACGGCTCGTGGACCGAGTACGGCTCGCTCGTCGGCGTGCCGATCGAGCTCGGCGCCAACAAGTAA
- a CDS encoding bifunctional metallophosphatase/5'-nucleotidase, translating into MSAIRHKKRAGRRMLATAAGIATVGALVAAIPAGAAEETSTATATASESWTYGKKAGRTVDVQLLSFNDLHGNLEPPAGSSGEVTHVHEDGTTQKIKAGGVEYLATHLRDARKDHRYSITAAAGDMIGASPLISGLFHDEPTVEALNKLELDVTSVGNHEFDEGAAELKRIQEGGCHPTDGCAEGTTYKGAEFPYLAANVTDEKTGKPILDPYFIWEKEGVRIGFIGVTLEGTPNIVNAEGIKGLKFGDEVETINKYTKILERQGVKSVVALIHEGGAPASPAYNYDCDSPGPGDGISGPVVEIAKNLSPQVDALVTGHTHQAYACTIPDPSGKPRTVTSAASFGKLYTDTTLTYDRATKDIVRTTVASANHVVTRDVAKATDMTDLIGKWNALAAPIANRPVGHIAANIDGRGSTAYEKPLGDLIADAQLEGLAPADKGGAQIAFMNPGGIRADLVHSRSGQEATDGIVTYGEAYTVQPFTNMMTTVDLTGAQIITALQQQVSGSNEASPKILQVSKGFTYTLDMTKTGAARVDVASVKLNGQPLDPAKTYRVAMNEFLSGGGDGFPALAQGKNKLVGASDLDVFIAYLGAHSSAGSPLTPPAADRITVVK; encoded by the coding sequence ATGTCAGCGATACGCCACAAGAAGCGCGCGGGTCGGAGGATGCTCGCCACTGCCGCGGGGATCGCCACCGTCGGCGCGCTCGTCGCCGCCATTCCGGCCGGCGCGGCCGAGGAGACCAGCACCGCGACCGCGACGGCGTCCGAGTCCTGGACGTACGGCAAGAAGGCCGGCCGGACCGTCGACGTACAGCTGCTCTCCTTCAACGACCTGCACGGCAACCTCGAACCGCCGGCCGGCTCCTCGGGCGAGGTGACCCACGTCCACGAGGACGGCACCACTCAGAAGATCAAGGCCGGTGGCGTCGAGTACCTGGCCACCCACCTGCGCGACGCGCGCAAGGACCACCGGTACTCGATCACCGCCGCGGCCGGCGACATGATCGGCGCGTCCCCGCTGATCTCCGGCCTCTTCCACGACGAGCCGACCGTCGAGGCGCTGAACAAGCTGGAGCTGGACGTCACCTCCGTGGGCAACCACGAGTTCGACGAGGGCGCCGCCGAGCTGAAGCGCATCCAGGAGGGTGGCTGCCACCCGACCGACGGCTGCGCCGAGGGCACGACCTACAAGGGTGCCGAGTTCCCCTACCTCGCGGCCAACGTGACGGACGAGAAGACCGGCAAGCCGATCCTCGACCCGTACTTCATCTGGGAGAAGGAAGGCGTCCGCATCGGCTTCATCGGCGTGACCCTGGAGGGCACCCCGAACATCGTCAACGCCGAGGGCATCAAGGGCCTGAAGTTCGGCGACGAGGTCGAGACGATCAACAAGTACACCAAGATCCTGGAGCGCCAGGGCGTCAAGTCCGTCGTCGCCCTGATCCACGAGGGCGGCGCCCCGGCCTCCCCGGCGTACAACTACGACTGCGACAGCCCCGGCCCGGGCGACGGCATCTCCGGCCCGGTCGTCGAGATCGCCAAGAACCTCAGCCCGCAGGTCGACGCCCTGGTCACCGGCCACACCCACCAGGCGTACGCGTGCACCATCCCCGACCCCTCGGGCAAGCCGCGCACGGTCACCTCGGCGGCGTCGTTCGGCAAGCTGTACACCGACACGACCCTCACCTACGACCGCGCCACCAAGGACATCGTCCGTACGACCGTGGCGTCCGCGAACCACGTGGTCACCCGTGACGTCGCCAAGGCCACGGACATGACCGACCTGATCGGCAAGTGGAACGCCCTGGCCGCGCCGATCGCCAACCGTCCGGTCGGCCACATCGCCGCGAACATCGACGGCCGCGGCTCCACCGCGTACGAGAAGCCCCTCGGCGACCTGATCGCCGACGCGCAGCTGGAGGGCCTCGCCCCGGCCGACAAGGGCGGCGCGCAGATCGCGTTCATGAACCCGGGCGGCATCCGCGCCGACCTGGTGCACTCGCGGTCCGGCCAGGAGGCGACGGACGGCATCGTGACCTACGGCGAGGCGTACACCGTCCAGCCGTTCACCAACATGATGACCACCGTCGACCTGACCGGCGCTCAGATCATCACCGCGCTCCAGCAGCAGGTCAGCGGCTCCAACGAGGCGTCCCCGAAGATCCTCCAGGTGTCGAAGGGCTTCACCTACACCCTGGACATGACCAAGACGGGTGCCGCGCGCGTCGACGTCGCGTCGGTGAAGCTGAACGGCCAGCCGCTGGACCCGGCCAAGACGTACCGGGTCGCGATGAACGAGTTCCTGTCGGGCGGCGGTGACGGCTTCCCGGCTCTCGCCCAGGGCAAGAACAAGCTGGTCGGCGCCTCCGACCTGGACGTCTTCATCGCCTACCTCGGCGCGCACTCCTCGGCGGGCTCCCCGCTGACGCCGCCGGCGGCGGACCGGATCACGGTCGTCAAGTAG
- a CDS encoding LacI family DNA-binding transcriptional regulator, producing MAKVTRDDVARLAGTSTAVVSYVINNGPRPVAPATRERVLAAIKELGYRPDRVAQAMASRRTDLIGMIVPDARQPFFAEMAHAVERAAADRGKMVLVGNSDYRDERELHYLRAFLGMRVAGLILVSQGLSERAAAEIEAWDARLVLLHERPEAIDDVAVVTDDIGGAQLATRHLLEHGHAYVACLGGIESTPAIGDPVTDHVEGWRRAMLESGRSTDGRLFHAPFNRYDAYELALKILSGPDRPPAIFCSTDDQAIGVLRAARELRLDVPGDLAVAGFDDVKEAALTDPPLTTVSSDRPAMARAAVDLVLDDGLRVAGSRRERVKSFPSALVVRRSCGCNGA from the coding sequence GTGGCCAAGGTGACGCGGGACGACGTGGCACGACTGGCGGGTACTTCCACCGCGGTCGTGAGCTACGTCATCAACAACGGACCCCGGCCGGTCGCCCCGGCCACGCGCGAGCGTGTCCTCGCCGCGATCAAGGAGCTGGGCTACCGGCCCGACCGGGTGGCCCAGGCGATGGCGTCCCGGCGCACCGACCTCATAGGCATGATCGTCCCGGACGCGCGCCAGCCGTTCTTCGCCGAGATGGCGCACGCGGTCGAACGGGCCGCCGCCGACCGCGGGAAGATGGTGCTGGTCGGCAATTCGGACTACCGGGACGAACGCGAGCTGCACTATCTGCGGGCGTTCCTCGGCATGCGCGTCGCCGGGCTGATCCTGGTCAGCCAGGGACTCAGCGAGCGGGCCGCGGCCGAGATCGAGGCGTGGGACGCGCGGCTCGTGCTGCTGCACGAGCGGCCCGAGGCCATCGACGACGTCGCGGTCGTGACGGACGACATCGGCGGCGCGCAGTTGGCGACGCGGCACCTGCTGGAGCACGGCCACGCATACGTGGCGTGTCTGGGCGGCATCGAGTCGACGCCGGCGATCGGCGACCCGGTGACCGACCACGTGGAGGGCTGGCGGCGGGCCATGCTGGAGTCCGGCCGCTCCACGGACGGCCGTCTCTTCCACGCCCCGTTCAACCGCTACGACGCGTACGAGCTGGCCCTGAAGATCCTGTCCGGCCCCGACCGGCCGCCGGCGATCTTCTGCTCGACGGACGACCAGGCGATCGGCGTCCTGCGCGCGGCGCGCGAGCTGCGGCTCGACGTGCCGGGCGATCTGGCGGTGGCCGGCTTCGACGACGTCAAGGAGGCCGCGCTGACGGACCCGCCGCTGACGACGGTGTCGTCGGACCGGCCGGCCATGGCGCGCGCGGCGGTGGACCTGGTGCTGGACGACGGGCTCCGGGTCGCGGGCTCGCGGCGGGAGCGGGTGAAGTCCTTCCCCTCGGCCCTGGTCGTGCGCCGCAGCTGCGGCTGCAACGGGGCGTAG
- a CDS encoding DUF2993 domain-containing protein, whose protein sequence is MRALRILLITGVILGGLFALVDRLAVNYAESEVASRIQATQGVSGTPDVSIAGFPFLTQVLGKELDRVDVTLAGVEATAGGRTVRVNELNAELHRVRLENNFERAVAESATGTARISYDDLRKASKDDITLAYGGNGKIKVTGSVEVLGRKLTRSVLSTVSVVDGDTLRVRADKVPGEGIPGIEELVRERTDFDRRVGGFPAGLKIQKVEALPEGLAVTVVGKDVVLAG, encoded by the coding sequence ATGCGAGCACTGCGAATACTGCTGATCACCGGGGTGATCCTGGGTGGCCTCTTCGCCCTCGTGGACCGCCTGGCGGTCAACTACGCGGAGTCCGAGGTGGCGAGCAGGATCCAGGCCACGCAGGGCGTGTCCGGGACCCCGGACGTCTCCATCGCCGGCTTCCCCTTCCTCACGCAGGTCCTCGGCAAGGAGCTGGACCGGGTCGACGTCACCCTCGCGGGCGTGGAGGCCACGGCCGGCGGCCGCACGGTCAGGGTCAACGAGCTGAACGCCGAGCTGCACCGGGTGCGGCTGGAGAACAACTTCGAGCGGGCGGTCGCCGAGAGCGCGACCGGGACGGCGCGGATCTCGTACGACGACCTGCGCAAGGCGTCGAAGGACGACATCACCCTCGCGTACGGCGGCAACGGCAAGATCAAGGTGACCGGCAGCGTCGAGGTGCTCGGCCGCAAGCTCACGCGCAGCGTCCTGTCGACCGTGAGCGTCGTCGACGGCGACACGCTGCGGGTGCGCGCCGACAAGGTGCCCGGCGAGGGCATCCCGGGCATCGAGGAACTGGTCCGCGAGCGCACCGACTTCGACCGCCGGGTCGGCGGCTTCCCGGCCGGACTGAAGATCCAGAAGGTCGAGGCGCTGCCCGAGGGGCTGGCCGTCACCGTGGTCGGCAAGGACGTCGTCCTGGCAGGCTGA
- a CDS encoding response regulator transcription factor, producing the protein MSSLLLLTNALQPSTEVLPALGLLLHNVRVAPAEGPALVDTPGADVILVDGRRDLPQVRSLCQLLRSTGPGCPLLLVVTEGGLAAVTADWGIDDVLLDTAGPAEVEARLRLATGRQQVTADDSPMEIRNGDLSVDEATYSAKLKGRVLDLTFKEFELLKYLAQHPGRVFTRAQLLQEVWGYDYFGGTRTVDVHVRRLRAKLGPEHESLIGTVRNVGYRFVAPEKVERAAEEARAEARAGARAEARAKAATPDVLRMADKEEAQEAAVRPAQR; encoded by the coding sequence ATGAGTTCACTGCTGCTGCTGACGAATGCCCTCCAGCCGTCGACGGAGGTGCTCCCGGCCCTCGGTCTGCTGCTGCACAACGTCCGGGTGGCCCCCGCGGAGGGGCCGGCGCTCGTCGACACCCCCGGGGCCGACGTGATCCTCGTGGACGGCCGCCGCGACCTGCCGCAGGTGCGCTCGCTGTGTCAGCTGCTGCGCTCCACCGGGCCGGGCTGTCCGCTGCTCCTGGTGGTCACCGAGGGCGGGCTCGCCGCCGTGACCGCCGACTGGGGCATCGACGACGTCCTGCTGGACACGGCGGGACCGGCCGAGGTCGAGGCGCGGCTGCGGCTCGCGACGGGCCGCCAGCAGGTCACCGCCGACGACTCCCCCATGGAGATCCGCAACGGCGACCTGTCGGTCGACGAGGCCACGTACAGCGCCAAGCTGAAGGGCCGGGTCCTGGACCTGACCTTCAAGGAGTTCGAGCTGCTGAAATACCTGGCGCAGCACCCGGGCCGGGTCTTCACCCGCGCCCAGCTGCTCCAGGAGGTGTGGGGCTACGACTACTTCGGCGGTACGCGCACGGTCGACGTCCACGTACGGCGGCTGCGCGCCAAGCTGGGCCCCGAGCACGAGTCGCTGATCGGCACCGTCCGCAACGTCGGCTACCGCTTCGTGGCGCCGGAGAAGGTGGAGCGGGCCGCCGAGGAGGCGCGCGCGGAGGCCCGTGCGGGGGCACGCGCGGAGGCCCGTGCCAAGGCCGCCACGCCGGACGTCCTCCGTATGGCGGACAAGGAAGAGGCACAGGAAGCGGCCGTACGACCTGCCCAGAGGTAG